A segment of the Panicum hallii strain FIL2 chromosome 1, PHallii_v3.1, whole genome shotgun sequence genome:
ATAGGGTACATGTTCTATATTGTCCAGGACTAAGACTTCTGACTGTGTATGACAATGCATAATGTTCAGGTGTACTATACATACCTTCACATCGGTAGAGAAATTTGTTACAGTTTTTTTATACCCTGCTTTCTTGAGATGGAAGTTCATCCATTTCAGCAACATCTTATCCGGCGCTAATGTGACCAGCTCCTCTGCCTCCTAGATAGCATCGTGGAAACACCAGTCACATAGATTTTATGGGTAAACACGATTCAACTCTTTCCAATGCAGATACTTGGTTTTGAATACGCATGCATAAATATTTATACAAACCTTGCCACTATCACCAGCCACAATCTCTGCCAACTGAGGGGTTTTCTTAAGATTCAGATCAGCCAGTAGTTGTATCTAAGATAAGGATGGAATACATTGTGAGCCATTGTATTTGCTAGCAATCACCAAAAGTGTACCACTGAAGACTTCCTTAGTAATTACTAGTTGATATAGTAGTATTTGTTATAGCATGCGCACCTTTATGATTTGGGATAACAAACCAAGGACAAGATGAGGCTGCAAAGAAGCATAAGATATTTTAGTCCACCAAATTATGAATATTTATTGAGTAATTACAAATTGACTACCAAAGTGATAATGTTTACCCTCAATCAAGATTTTGTTGATATAAAAAAATTCTTAGATTAACAACAAAGGATGCTCCTGAACTTTCAGTTTGAAAATTTTGCAGTGACTGGCAATGTATATTAAGACATACAAAGTTTGTATCCTTATCGTTTATAAATTAAATAGGAAAATAGGGGGGGGGGCGTAATAATCAGTGCACATCAGCGAAAATAACATACTCTAGCTTCAATCAAATCTTGTGTTCCAATGTTAACAACAGTGCAACCAATGGCCTTTGCAGAGTTGAGACAAAGAGTATGGTTCTCGTTTCTCTCCCATGGATTAAGTTGCTTCTTTGTATTGATTGCTCTCTCATCGATTGTGCCCGGAACAGCAACATTAATCAACTTGCTGATTCATTACAAGACATGGGACAACATCTTAGTGGGTTGTTAACAAAAgttaaaaagaaaaaatagaacAGTAAAAGAATATAATGGAGCAGCCATGCTAAGAACACACTCACCAAAGTAGCACACCATCCCGAACAAGGTTAAATAACTCATTCGATGCAGGATCTAATGGCAAGAAATTCTTTAGGAAAGAATCCTCTCCTAGGAAATTGTTGATATGATTGACATAGGAAGTCTTTTCAGACTCATTAATGACGTGCAAGAGGGTAGTCGTGGAAGATTTCAAAAATGACACAGAACCCTTtaatttctttttccctccatTTTTGTTGGTTCCCTTTGCTTGAAGATTTAAGTATTCCTAACAAATTTCAAGATAGACTTGTCAAAGAAAAAACTCATTTGCAATGTGAATGAAAACTTAAAATCACTTGTTGGTATGCCGAAGTGATCCTCACTATACCTTAAGGAATGGCTCGAATTCTATAGGTTGGTTCATATCAGGATAGGTCTCGTTCAAAAATTTGTTGACCTCTTCTTCAGACAGAACCTCATGAATGCCCCGAAGTTTCTCCATCACTGGGGGCAAATCTTTTATTGTTACATGATCTACATCCGGTTTCTTTGCAGCGACAAACTATTACGGCAACAAATAAGAGGTATCAATGTGATTACAAACACTTAGTTACCATTAGAATCTTGAAGCGAATTAAAATTGGCTGGTTGCTTACTTTTGCTTTGAGGGTCCGGAGCTGAACTTGGGTGAATTGGCTCTGCAGCCCCGGATCGGAGACATGAACACCAACGAAGGTAGACATTGTGTTCGAAAATCAATTATCTTTCTTGTGGCGAATTCGTTTTTTGCACCAATACCTCAAATCCCCAAGGCCAATGTCAAACAATTCCAAAGATAAGTTGCCATCAACCTCCCATCACGATGCTCTGAATACATCAAGCAAACAAAGAAAGGTCAAAATGACGAGTGGATAGGAATTTGAAATTCCAACACCTAAAACAACAACAAAATAATGAATCATCACCAACTTTACCGAGAGAACGGTAGGAATCATGagttctttttctttccctcttcttccacGTCTTCCTAGCCCCAACGCTCAAATCACTCGCTCCTCCACACACAAGAATGCTTCCAAGCAGGCCCCAGGAATCGTGGGGGAGCAGACGGGTGGTTGGATTGCTGGTAACCATGCAAAGAAAAGGAGCTAAAATTTCTCCCTTGTTTTGCCCGCAACGAACGCCTGACCTCCCCCAAAATAGAAGCTGAGTCACCGCCGCATTTCTTTAACTTTTGTCATGGTGGATGATGGGTGACAACTTTTTGAATCGTCGCCTCAAGAGGGAAAAGGTAGCCGGTGACCACCCAGCCCAATCAGATCTCACCATACAACCATTAGTTTGCATGAGAGAGACATGCATACAAATATGAAAAAAAGATGATGCCATCCCGCATGCAAAGTAGGTTCAAAACTAAAAGTCCCATGAATCGCAAACCAGTCATAAAAAAAATTTAATTGCACCATATTATTTTTTACAACAAGATCTTCAAAACAAAATCGCACTTCATTATATTTGGATAATATTTTTGGCAaacgtattaaataaaattggaTCATATTTTAATACTGCAAACAAATACTCAAACAACAGGAACATACTGTTGTTTTTTGGTAAAAAAAGATTAAACATGATGCGTAGAAGAATTAACATCAATAATAAATTAGTCTACAAACGAAACAAAATAGCTCCATATGTGAACGGAATTTTCTATATGTGACACAAATGCGTATGCATCGTGACTAAATTATTTTTATAAATGAACAATTTATAGTTCTTTTGCTCATCAACGATGCTTGCTTGCTGGTGACCATGGGCTTTCGTTTTCTTGTTCATGGGCCTTTTCTTTTGACACGATCGTGAGTTAACAGGCCTTATGGAACGTGGCCACCGAGAGAGATGAATGTGTCGCCTTGTCGGCCCATGAATAATTTCGGTGCATCTAAACATCAGCTTCGGAGTGGTGTGTGGTGTTGATTGTTGAATACATCCCATTATAGGTAGCCAATCTCCAAATAAATAGAGTATTCTTGTTGGAGGATTCAGACTAAACATCGAAGCGCCCTCCAAATGAATTCTGGCAAGAAACAATTAAACAGCAAATGTTACGCAGCTTCTTTGTTGGTAAAAAGACAAGAATCACTCCCCTGACAAATTTTGTCTTATCTCAGGCTATCCTCGATCGAAATCAAGTTGAAATTTATTTCTAGGTAGCACGTTATGTATGATCCATTGAACAGtttaaaaaaaaatccaatGTTTTATACGCACTATTTGTCAAGATCTAAAGGCATCACTGTGCTCACTCGATCGGTAGCACGAAACGCAACTTTAGACAGCAGCTCATAGGGTAAGTTTATCGTCCGTCAATAATGCTGTCCGAAAGTACACACTAATGACTGAGTGGTGCTCAATAACTGGGTTTACTGTTGCTGCAGCTCTCGTGCAATGTTGGGCGGTCCAGCTGCATGCCTTCCCATAAGCGAGCGAATTCGGGTCTCTAGACTAGGAAGATTAATTTGACGAGTGGATGTGGGTTCCTGATTTTCCATAACATGGTGATGAGCTGGTTTATTAGCTTGTCTGACCGTCGCCGATTATTTTTCGTTCTCGATGATTGGATGGATCGCCAGGTTGTCTGATTTGTCCATCCACCAACCATTGCCTAGCTCCTGGGCTCGTATCTTCCTTCCCTGCTTGAGCCAGTATCGATCGGAGTTTGACAGAATCCAGGGGCGCGTCGGCGTGGGCAGCTGCGGCCTGCAGCCATTCGGTCGTCTGATCGCGTGCTAATCCTTTGGCTCGTTCAATTCAACCGTCTGAGAGATAGCTCGCTGGCGTTGCCTGAGAAAAGCACCTTCCCCCACGTGGAGACGCCGCCGATTAAACCAACTAAAGTACAAGGGCCTATGCGACCAGGAACAAACCAAACGCACATAGACCACGTCGCCCAGGCCGGGAAAAAGACCGCTCTGTCTCTGTGCCATCTGTGCGCATTTTCCACCCTCTTGCTAGAAAGGAAACGGGAGCTCGTGGTGGTGGTTTGGTGCGCTTTGGTTTGATTGATCCCTTCCAAATGGATGGATGGTTGGGCCTTGGGCGGCTGGCTAGAGAAGCCCAGCACGAACCATCGACGTCGGGCGCGCCAGTCGCGAGTGCGAGCCAGCCCAGCGGGGGAGGAGTTGCTGTCGTGCCGTCGTGCCCCAGCCGAACTCCACCGCTCCTTCCGGTCCAGACGACGCGCGCAGGGAGGGCGGAGGAGACCGAGCCCGCGCGACTGCTACGCGGCCCCACCGCGGGACGGATGCCGGCCGGCCCCCGGGTAGCGGCATGCACGtcgaggaggaggggcgggccCACAACATGGGCGTCATGTGGGGAGCGCGggtccccctcccctcctctgccgGCGACGGCGTTAGCCTTGCCCAGCTGGGCCACCTGGCATGAGCTGTACGGCATTTTCTCCTCTCCCGTCCCCGGCGTATGTACCTTTTCGGATCGGAACCCAAATAGGAGTACAAAATTTCCTGCGCACACTCGACAGGGGGGAAAAGCAGTAGCTCCTTTCTGTGCGTTCTAGAGAACCGCTGCTTTTCCACATCCATCCCCTGATCAAGAACCCACTTTCTCCAGCCTCGCATCGGATCCCGGCAAAAACTGGTCGAAGCCAGTACGCACTCCAGGCCTCCAACTCCACATCTTGTAACCCGATCCATCACCAACCCCTGTCGCGCAAGGGGAAAAACTGGAAAACGCCGGGcacgctgctgctgccgcccttATCCTGTGGGGGTAGCCGGGTAGGGCACACTGCGATGATGGGGAAGTTTTTCTTGTCCTGCCCACCTGGCGGTAACCTGCATGTGCGCCCGGAACCAAGATCAGGCGCAGCGCGCAGTGCTCCGGGCAGTGGCTCGGCGCTCCCTCCTACTGGCTGGGCCGCTGGTTTAGAGATTGGAGTTGGAAGAGGCAGGCAGAATATGCGGGCAGGGCCAACGTGACGGCGCCGTTCAAGGCAGCTGCTGCCGGCATTGTCAACTTTACTTTAACCGCGCCCGCGCCCTGAGACAAACACAGCGGGGTAATCTAATCGCCGTGATTAAATTTAACCCGTCGGTAAGCGGGTCGCGTCGTTCGCGTTACACCGGTCAACCGCCCGCTGACTGAGCTGATGCGCGCCGCGAGCGCAGGCGCAGCACAGGGCTCCCGGCCTCTCAGCCCGGGTCGCCGTCGCCGAGCCAGCCGGCACCACCCACGGCGGATCGCGctgccgggcggcggcgcagcggccCAGCAGCAGGGCACGACGCGGCTGTGCTCCACGAGACCACACGAGGCCACTTGCGCCGTCCCGTTTggcagcaggcgcgcgcgcgcacgcgacgcGCGGGCCCCGTCCCCCGGGGGGGCAGACTCGCTCGGGTCTCGCCGGCTCGGGTCGGGGCACGACACCGCGGCCAGCCAGCCTATGATGAGCCATGATGGTAAGCACGGTCCGGTCCGGGGCACATGCCATCTTTTATTGCCCTCTCGGAAGAACCATAAATCGGCACGAGTCCCCTGGACGAGCCGGCCTCGCGTCCCCCACAACGTAGACGGCTCATGTACGGAGGCTGTGGCTTCGCGAGAAAAATTTTGGGCATGCATTCCCACGCGCATCGTGTTAGTTTCATTTCGAGGGTTAGTGCTGGTGACAGCTACTCAAATGGACGACTTGCCATGTCACCCCATGATTTCGGAGCAGCGGGTTGCAGTACCTTTGAACAGGCTGGTACCACAGCTGGCAATCATCCCGAACAGACATTTTCATCCAAGTTTGACAACGTACTAAAAAAAAAGAAGTGTGTTTTTTGTTTGTCGGAAATTTCTTTAACAAAACAGGGGGTATTTAGAGGCCACGCTTTGGAACTTAGTTTCAGAACACAGGCTGCATACTGTCACGAAAAACTCAACAGAACATTATTATTAAGTAAATACATGATGTGTGAATACAATTTGGTAAATATTGCTCACTGCACCGTGATTTACGATAGATACATGCCAGAACTGAATAGCTCAAGCTTGGTTAGCACTTTCTTGAAACAAATTTATTCGTCGTCGCATGCAGTCGTATCCACCAAAATTCAAAACTAATGCAGGTGTACATACCATCGTTTACCTTTTTACCCCCTTCGGAACTACGCAACCTCAGATTTCTCAAATCGTGCCCATCACAAACATCATCGGGAAAACGTCAAACTAAAAAAAAAAATAGGGAAAGCATACGATTTCAAAGAAGAAAAACTAAAAAATAACACAAacatcatttttttttcttgggaAAGGTTGGGACCGACTCGGGAGCAGCTCGCACACGATTCTCTGACCACCTCCCCCTCTCCCAGGCTCGCTCCCCTGACCCTGATGCCACCTTCTCCTCCCCTATCACACACGGGACACAGCTCAGCAGCATCATCGCGTCGCGCCCCCGTCTCCATTTCTTTGTCTCTCTCCCGGTCTTAAAAATCCAACGCGGCCGCCGGACGCGCATTGCTCATCCTCCCTCCCCGGTTCGCCTCCTCGCCCCCTcttcccctgctcctccccttcTTCCCCGGGGGCTGGGCGTTCTTGGAGccggagcttctggagctgCCGGCGGTGGTCCAGTAGGTGTCGGTTCGCAATGGGGAGGAGCAGCCGCGCCTGCTCCGTCCTCGGCTCAGCcctgctcctgctgctgctctcgctcggctccgccgccgcgcagaAGGGCTCCACCTGGAAGACCCTGAGTGGTAAGCTCGATTCGCTGCGCCTCACTTCCTTTCTTGCAAGTTCCGCAGCATGTGCGTATTTGATCTGTCGATCTGGGCCGATTTGCTGCTATCCTTCGCTTAAAGATCAGTTTTTTTCTTGGAAACTGCAAATTTGGTTTTGTCATGCTGTTTGGGCTGGATCTTTAGGACGAGAACAGGTTGGATGCgcattttttttttctatcGGAGCTCAAGCTTCTATTTTCTTAAAGTAGTTTTGCTGGTCATCAGTGCTCTTTGGGAAACTAGATTTCTGATTGGAAGCTTGGGGCCGGCCATGATGCTTACCTTTTACTTTCTATTAAATTTCCACGGTAGCCTTTCCAGCTGAATGACATTTGGTTAGGATAAGATAGCAACCTCTTTGGGATTATCTTACATAGCCATGCTCTAGTACAAAGCCTATGAGCAATCATTTTCACTCCTTAGTGAGAAATACGTTTAAAATAACTAGCTGTAGGCATTTTGCTGTTCATTCGGTTGGTTGCTTACGGCCAATAGGGATTGTTTGTTGCGAGAAGAGTGGACCACTTCGATGGATATGAATTCGAGCCTGATTTCACTCTTAACAGAGATAATGGCCGGTAATCTGATAGGGTCATGCGTGTTGACCATCTGGTAATTTGGGTTTTCTGTTACCTGCCGTGGCAGGGTGCTTAGGGCCTTCCTCAAGCCTAACACTAACAATCATCTCATTGTTTCAGGCAAGGCTCCAACAATTGTTGCCAAGGGCGGGTTCTCAGGCCTTTTTCCAGATTCCAGTGTTCTTGCTTATCAGTTTGTTGAAATGGCTAGCTCCCCTGACACAGCCATCTCGTGCGATGTTTGGTTGACCAAGGATGGCACTGGCATCTGCCTTCCAAACATAAATATGGATAACTGTACCACCATATCCGATCAATTCCCACAGGGGAAGAAGACCTACAATGTTAATGGTGTATCTACAGCAGGATGGTTCTCCGTGGACTTTACAAGCACTGATCTACAAAATGTATCCTGTAAGTACAAATCACAAACTTGTACTTTGCTAATGTCTTGGGCATTTAGATCTTCTGAAGTGTAATAGACTAATAGCTGTTTTTTTTTCCTGTGTGCATTCGAAGAGAAATGTTCGGATGTCTGTGCGTATAATCTTATACTATTACTTTACCAATGAATCTGTCTTGCTTGTCTAATTCAGTTTGTAATTTACAGTGAAGCAATCAATCTTGTCCCGCCCGTATTACTTTGATGGTTCCTCCCCAATAGTTCCTGTTAACGCTGCTTTGTCCCAATTTAAGACCCCTGCTGTTTGGTTAAATGTGCAGGTAGGGTTCAAACTCTTAACTACTTGCACTGAACTACAAATTGGGATTTCTCTCACCTGAACATTTGTTTTGTGCACATTGCAGCATGACAGTTTCTATAGCCAGTTTAAGCTCAACATGAGAAGCTATATCCTATCTCTAACAAAACAATACATCGTTGACTACATCTCATCGCCTGAAGTGAACTTCCTCACCAGCATATCTGGAAGAGTTAGCAAGAAGACAAAGCTTGTGTTCCGCTTTCTTGATGAACGCTCTATTGAGCCATCTACAAACCAAACATATGGTTCAATGTTGAAAAATCTAACATTCGTCAAGACTTTTGCTTCTGGAATACTTGTCCCTAAAAACTACATCTGGCCTGTCACACAAGATAATTATCTGCTGCCCTATACTTCAGTCGTTGATGATGCTCATAAAGCAGGGCTAGAAGTCTATGCTGCTGGTTTTGCAAATGACTTTGTTATCAGCTACAACTACAGCTATGATCCATTGACAGAATACCTTTACTTCATTGATAATGGTGCCTTCTCTGTTGATGGTGTATTGTCCGATTTCCCTATTACCCCTTCAGAGGCAGTCGGTGAGTCCATTTTTATCCTATCTTCATGATGCTATGAGGAAATATTTGCTGGCCACTTCATGTAATCAACCTGGCATCTTTGTCAGTTTGATATTTCATTTAGAATAGTTTGAATATTAATAATGGTCCACTTTTCAACTTTCCCAAGCATCTTCAAAGAAGTTGGAAGAAGTAGTATGGATCATGGCTTTCTCTAgtgttgatttttttttaatcCGTGCAGGTTGCTTTAGTAACCTTAACGACAGCAAGATAGATCATGGTATGCTTGCTTCCTTTGTCAGATATGTTTACCTTCACCCATTTAGTAATGTTACTGAATTTCAGCTTTCACATTGATGCTGCAGCTAAACCTCTAGTAATCTCTCACAATGGTGCCAGTGGTGACTACCCAGACTGCACTGACCAAGCTTACCAAAAGGCAGTTGCTGATGGTGCGGATGTCATTGACTGTCCTGTTCAAGTGACCAAAGATGGCATACCAATATGCATGAGCTCCATTGACCTGATGGATGTTACTAATGTTGCAAAATCACAATTTGCCTCGCCAGCAGTTACCATAACAGATCTTAAGCCTGTTCCTGGAGTCTTTACCTTCAACCTCACTTGGGATGATATTTCGAAGAACCTGAAGCGTAAGTCTATCTGACCTCTTTTTTGTTTCTTGTTCTACAACTGATTACCTAGTGAGCTATCAAAAGCCCATCTGTGATGTTTCTACAATTGTCGTGCATTTGTTTCGAGGTTGACATTTTCGTATTTACAGCCATGATATCAAACCCAATGAGCAAGTTCCAACTATATAGAAATCCAAGAAACAAGAATGTCGGGAATTTCATGAGACTATCAGACTTTTTGGCCTTTGCAAAAGATAAGGATTTGTCTGGAATCATGATCACTGTAGAGGTAAGAATTTAATAATGCATGCTGGGTTATAGCTAGTATGAACCTAATTTGAGTGACATTTAGCTAAGTCGCGGCGCTGGCTTTTTAAATGGCTTGGCTTTACAGTTCCATAACTCCAGTGATGACACAAAGAGCAGTCCCCATTCAGCGCTTCATTCTCAGTTTTATTCCCTTTTCGATTTTTGCAGCGTGCTGCATTCATGGCAGAGAAGCTTGGATTTGGTGTGGTAGATGCGGTGATCAAAGCCCTTGATGACTCTGGTTACAGCAAACAGACTGCACAGAAAGTTATGATCCAGTCAACGAACAGCTCAGTTCTAGTGAAGTTCAAGCAGGAAACCAAATATGACCTTGTCTACATGATCGAAGAAGATGTCAGAGATGCTGCGCCTTCCTCCCTTGCGGACATTAAGAAGTTTGCCAGTGCTGTTTCTGTCAGCACCAAATCCGTTTTCCCAACGACCAATCAATTCTTGACAAACCAGACCAATAATCTCGCTTCATCCCTTAAATCTGTTGGCCTCCCagtttatgtttatctgctcATGAATGAGTTTGTTTCTCAACCGTATGACTTTTTCTCAGACGCCACCGCACAGATCAATGGTTATGTGCAAGGTGCTAAAGTGGATGGAGTCATCACAGATTTCCCTGGGACTGCTCACAGATACAAATGTATGTTCTTGATTATATTTTCATGTATTACCTTATCCTTAAGCATTTCAGATCCATGCAATTGTCACTGAATTTGTTTGCTAACCTCATGCATTGAATTTTAATTTCTGCAGTGAACTCCTGCATGGGAAAGAATGCACCGGGCTTTATGCAGCCTACGACGCCAGGGGGCCTACTTTCAGTTATGGGCGGTGCTCAGCCACCAGCGGCAGCCCCAATGCCACTCTTGACAGACTCTGATGTCACAGAACCACCCCTTCCTCCGGTGAGCAACACCACCACAGCTTCGACGCCTTCCCATGCTGCCCTCAGAATGAAGACCGATGTCTCCATCCTCATCACATTGCTGGTGCTATGTGCTTCTCTCCTGATTTGAAGATAGTCCTGCACATGCGGCATTGGGCGTTAGAGCTCTAATGAATTCATATCGAGTTGCTAATAGCTATTCTTTCCACGACTTCTATGTAGCAattcttttttttgttttgcgGAATTTGGGGCATGTTGATGTTCAACTTGATACCTCGACGGTGGCACTTGTGTGTGCTGCTCGTAGCAACATTTTGGTACATATGTGTGGTGATACATTATTCAGTGTTCAGGTCACCTTTTTCCCTGTCTGCCCTTTGAATTCTGATTGTTATGAATTCACATTTCACTGAGTAGTGAGTACGTGGTATTAAATCTAATATTCAGAGCTGAGCAATCATCATGACTCATTCAGTCATTCTGTTCTCCAATTTGTATAGATGTAGCTAAATCGGACTATGAAATGCTCATTGGAAATTTGGTCTGGAGCAGCCAGTGATAACTCAATTCCAGGTTGTGCAACAGCCAACCAGTATTGTTCGTTTAGATGCACGGGTGCATAGCAACCGTCAATCAGCATCCAACGGCTGGACATCACCATCCGCCCTCCGTCGGGACGCGATGCTGCGTTTACGCCAAACCGTGGGCTGCGCGAGTGGCCACGGTTGCCGCAGCCAGCCGCGTCTGCCCGTCGTCCATGCCGCCTGCCGCCTcgacgccggcgacggccaCGGCCGTGTACGTGGCGGCG
Coding sequences within it:
- the LOC112886886 gene encoding glycerophosphodiester phosphodiesterase GDPDL4-like produces the protein MGRSSRACSVLGSALLLLLLSLGSAAAQKGSTWKTLSGKAPTIVAKGGFSGLFPDSSVLAYQFVEMASSPDTAISCDVWLTKDGTGICLPNINMDNCTTISDQFPQGKKTYNVNGVSTAGWFSVDFTSTDLQNVSLKQSILSRPYYFDGSSPIVPVNAALSQFKTPAVWLNVQHDSFYSQFKLNMRSYILSLTKQYIVDYISSPEVNFLTSISGRVSKKTKLVFRFLDERSIEPSTNQTYGSMLKNLTFVKTFASGILVPKNYIWPVTQDNYLLPYTSVVDDAHKAGLEVYAAGFANDFVISYNYSYDPLTEYLYFIDNGAFSVDGVLSDFPITPSEAVGCFSNLNDSKIDHAKPLVISHNGASGDYPDCTDQAYQKAVADGADVIDCPVQVTKDGIPICMSSIDLMDVTNVAKSQFASPAVTITDLKPVPGVFTFNLTWDDISKNLKPMISNPMSKFQLYRNPRNKNVGNFMRLSDFLAFAKDKDLSGIMITVERAAFMAEKLGFGVVDAVIKALDDSGYSKQTAQKVMIQSTNSSVLVKFKQETKYDLVYMIEEDVRDAAPSSLADIKKFASAVSVSTKSVFPTTNQFLTNQTNNLASSLKSVGLPVYVYLLMNEFVSQPYDFFSDATAQINGYVQGAKVDGVITDFPGTAHRYKLNSCMGKNAPGFMQPTTPGGLLSVMGGAQPPAAAPMPLLTDSDVTEPPLPPVSNTTTASTPSHAALRMKTDVSILITLLVLCASLLI